In Bacillota bacterium, a genomic segment contains:
- a CDS encoding TIM44-like domain-containing protein, whose translation MRLALLLRERAVRAMACGTAGAVRRRGNTALAAGLCAALLWPHGVARAAGGETLPGGEDGGFLALLTVLAAALLVEAWLNRKHRAACRELARWARRDPSWEPWRLEEYVRKTFSWIQEARRRQDLVALQALLHPDLYREWEAEIAQMRSDGMSEVVKGPRLLRVRIVGARDCCDDGRDSFTALVTFWGARYRVDSRGVVVDRHPRPSEDVTRPDVHEQYWTYQRDGDRWLLRDVAGADGVLPLLMGMDASAVSEEDGRPS comes from the coding sequence GTGCGTCTCGCCCTGCTTCTGCGTGAAAGGGCGGTGAGGGCGATGGCGTGCGGGACGGCTGGCGCTGTTCGGCGGAGGGGGAACACCGCGCTTGCCGCGGGCCTGTGCGCGGCCCTGCTGTGGCCACATGGGGTGGCGCGCGCTGCCGGAGGTGAGACCCTTCCTGGCGGCGAGGACGGGGGCTTTCTCGCCCTGCTGACCGTGCTGGCCGCCGCGCTCCTTGTGGAAGCCTGGTTGAACCGCAAGCACAGGGCTGCTTGCAGGGAGCTGGCCCGGTGGGCGCGGCGCGATCCTTCCTGGGAGCCCTGGAGGCTTGAGGAGTATGTGCGGAAGACATTTTCGTGGATACAGGAAGCCCGGCGGCGTCAAGATCTGGTGGCCCTGCAGGCACTTCTGCACCCTGACCTTTACCGCGAGTGGGAAGCGGAGATCGCGCAGATGCGCTCCGATGGCATGTCCGAGGTGGTCAAGGGCCCCAGGCTGCTCCGGGTGCGCATCGTGGGTGCGCGGGACTGCTGTGATGATGGCCGTGACTCCTTCACGGCGCTGGTGACCTTCTGGGGCGCCCGGTACCGGGTGGACAGCCGCGGCGTGGTCGTGGACCGCCACCCGCGGCCGTCCGAAGATGTGACCCGGCCGGATGTGCATGAGCAGTACTGGACGTACCAGCGCGACGGGGACCGCTGGCTGTTGCGGGACGTGGCGGGCGCGGACGGCGTGTTGCCCTTACTGATGGGCATGGACGCTTCGGCGGTGAGCGAGGAGGACGGGCGCCCGTCATGA